Within the Flavobacteriales bacterium genome, the region GCATCGAATTTGTCGGGTGCCAGTCCGTTCACCCCTTCAAACGCAACATGAGGATTGATTTCTAATTCCTTATCTATTTCAGAGTGCAGCAGGGCCAGGTCGCGGTTGAGATCCTGGGATGCGGTGCTATCCTTTCCCTCCAGGTTGAAAATACATTTGTCGATCTTCGCGCGCAGCGAAGGGATCCAATAGTTCTTACGGAAATCGGCAAAGCTCATTATCTTATCGATCCCGTAGAAATCATGCTCGAAGTTGTTGCCTTTGTACTGGGTGACAGCAAGTGCTTCAAAGGCCCAGCGGGAGGTCATCACTTCACCGGCAACGGGTACTTTGTCCTGGGTGGTCAGGATGGGGTGCAGCTTGTCGAACTTTACGATCACACCGCTCAGCAGCAGTTGCGGGATTAGCAGGAAAGGGATCAGTATATAAACCGTAACCGCGGAGTTGAAACTCGATGATATGTTCAGCCCGAGCATATTGGCGAAGCACGATGTGGTGAAAAGGATACACCAGTAGTTCAGGTTCATGCCCAGGCCGTGTACCTCTAAGATGGTGTTGCCGATAATGACAAACGTGAGTGTTTGTATCGCCGATAGAACAAACATGATGCTCACCTTGGACATCAGGTAACTTGATCGGCTCAGGTTCAGGAATGATTCCCTTTTCAGGATCTTCCGGTCACGGATGATTTCCTCGGCGCTCACGGTGAGGCCCATGAAGAGCGCCACAACCACGGCCATGAAGAGATAGGCCGGTAGGTTCTCATTTTCCCGGAACACGTAGCCTACGCTGTCTACACCTGTTTTGTAGTAGCGTACAAGAAAAGCCAGGATGAAAGCCAGCAAAGGGGCTTCCAGCAGGTTGATGGCCAGGTATTGCTTGTTGGTTAGTTTAGACAATACGTCGCGGGTGATGAACACCATGTATTGCTTGATCTTATTAGGGATGCTGAAAATACTTTTTGGTATTTCCGATGTGTCATTGGCAGGTGCGGTTGCCTGTGACGCTTTCCGCTCGTGGTAATATTCATTCCATTCCCTGGGCGAAACCTTCCGGTTCAGTGTCAGGTTGCCATATTCGTCCAGTACCTTCGATTCGATGATGTTGAAGATCTGTTCGGGATTCACGTTACCGCACTTGCCGCATTCGCTTTCATTGCTGTTGACGTGGTGGATGCGTGTTTTGAAATACACTACAGCGTCCACGGGGTTGCCGTAGTAAACGGGATAACCACCGGTATCAAGAATCAGCAACTTGTCGAACATCTTGAAGATGTCGGATGAGGGTTGGTGGATCACCACAAAAATCATCTTGCCTTTCAGCGAGAGTTCCTTGAGGAGGTCCATGATGTTTTCCGAATCCCTGGATGAGAGGCCGGACGTAGGCTCATCCACGAACAGTACCGACGGCTCACGGATTAATTCCAGAGCGATGTTGAGGCGTTTCCGCTGCCCGCCGCTGATGGTTTTGTCGAGCGGGCTTCCCACTTTCAGGTCGCGTGTTTCATACAACCCGATGTTGGTCAGCAGATCCAGTACCCGCTTTTTGATCTCCGCTTCATTCAGGTTTCCGAAACAGAGCTTGGCGTTGTAATAGAGGTTCTGGAAAACCGTCAATTCTTCAATCAGCAGGTCGTCTTGTGAGATGTGACCGATCACACCCTGGATCTGATCCTTGTCGACATGAATATCGGTGCCGTTGATTTTTACGGTTCCGGATGTAGGGCTTTCATTCCCGTTCAGTACGTTCAGCAGGGTCGACTTACCGGCGCCGCTTGCCCCCATGATGCCCACCAGTTTACCACCTTCTTCGTGCAGGTTGAGTTGATGCAATCCTGTTTTTCCGCCCTTGAACTTGTACTCGATGTGCTCGGCGGCGAAAACGATTTTGGATTTTCGGGCATCGCTCAGGAAGGTGCTGACGATATCGCTGTAGTAGATGGGGTTGACCTTGGAACTACGGATAGACGAACCGTTGGTCAGCACATAGATACGACCGGGGTCAATGACCTGCCCGTTGAGGTAAAGTTCACCGTCTCCCAGGTACCGGAATATGTACATGTTCACACTTGCGATAAACATCACCCGGAGTTCGCCTTCAATGAACTCGGAATAGATGTGTTTGATGCTGGGGTGCGGTGTGTTTTGCTTGTTGTCAACAATCAAAATTTTGCCCGATGGACCTTCGTAAACATCTTTGTTTTGTACGAAGTGCAGGCAACGATCGAACTCTTCTTTGTCGATGTTGAAGGTGTCGGCCACCGTGGTTACGAACTCCATTTCCTGGTCGGAGATGGAATCACCGATGTTCACGAATTCCAGCAGACGGATCAATACGACCACCTTCTGCTTTTGCGCCAGTTCCTCATTGATCTGCGTACAGATCTTAAGCACCTTCACTGAGTTCAGCGAAGTTCTTTTCTTTTTTTCAGTGGAGTCTTTTCCCTTGAACAGGGCGCTGTGGGTCTCTACGAATTCATCAAAGATCCGCAGGTATTCGTCAATCTGCTCCTGGTTCAACTGAAGTTTCAGGAACAACAGTACCACATTCCGGCGATCGCTGGAAATCCCTCCCTCAACGTTTGCAATGATTGCAAACAATTGCATCAGGGCTTTCAGTATTCTTTCACTCATGGACCGGGGTGGTTACGTTGCGTTCCCTTTAAAAGGCCATACAAACAAGGAGAAGGCTCCATGTTTGCCGGAAGATACAAAACCTTATTGGATTTACTGTTTGAATCCGATCAGCATAACCGCACATCCACTGGCTGCTGAGTTGTTATGCCCAAGCTTGGCTTCGATGGTGCAATTAACAGTATAATCGAATACAAAGTCCCAATAGGGGCTATCTTCAAACTCGGAATTGGTGAAAAGCAAATTGTGTTGTGGGTCGTAAACGGAGAACTCCAGGTCTTTTCCTTCCAGACCTGTGCATGCTGCAATGCGATAGGTGGATCCGCCGTAGAAGGTGGCATGAAATTCCGCTACTTCTTTGTCGAGCAACAAAGCCCTGTAAATCTGACCATCCGAGATAAACCCGTTTGATATGTGTTTCGAGCAAATGGTTGCCGTGGAATCGCACTGGCTATAACCCGCTATGGACAAAAAGAGGAATCCCGTTGCACAAATAATCCGCTTTGCTATGCTTTTCATGAACGCTGTTTTCTTGTTGTAAATGATATCATCCGATAATTTCACCCCTTAAGGACGTGACCTTTTCCGTAAGCTTGGTCAACAGTTCAGGGCTAACAATTGCGGCACTCTTACTTTTTACATGTAAAACTTTTTGGTCGCGATTCACCTCGGGCTTCTCATAGGTGTACTGCATTTCAACCGCATCGAAGTCGTAGGCCAGATCTATCAGCTTGTTAAGCAACTTGCTGATGTCTTCCTGATCGTTGTAACGCCTGAGCAGGTTGATGAGGTTGTCGATCGTGTGCTTCTGGTCACCGATGCGGTTCAGCAATTCCTGGTGGGGATTTGTTTTTGCCACATTCAGGGAGAAGTAGAGACTTTCAACCCAACCGCCTGTGAGTACGAGTGCACCCACATCATTGCGCTCATTGTTCTTGAGGTATTCATCGGATGCCCTGTATGCAACGGAGATCAGGGTAAGCAATGAGTCGCGATTGCCGATGTTGTTCTGAAAACGTTTGATGGTCTTTTCGTCAAATGCAGAAGAAACACCCAGTTCATCCGCCAGTTTCTGAACGGAATTCAGGTAAGAGATAGCATCCTGGGGTACATCATAAACCGTAATGTAGCCAAGATCCGCACCGTAAACACCCAGGTTCAAGGCTTTCTTGAAATTGGTCGAATACGTGGTGAGATTGGACGTGTTGTTCAGGATGTCCTTTTTGTATCCCGCTTCGATCTTATTGATCAGAAGAGCTGTTTGGAAAGGAGAGGGAATGCTGAACAGGGAATTGTCGATTTTGAATACCGTGGACTGATCCTGCGCAGGTTCTTCATCTGCAACATCGGTCTCATTGGTTCCACTGTCAACACAACCGGTATACAGACAAACTGTTGTTCCGAGCATTAGGAGAGTCAAGATGGAGGCTTCCCGGTTCCTGAAGCTATTCATATCATGCGGGTTTTATAAAGTGGCTGCAAGTAAACAAAATTTCGCGAATTCACAAAACTTGAAAATAATGCCTGTGGTTGGCCATATGCATTGAAAATCAGTCGCTAAACAATTTGGATGATTTGGTTAGCCAGAAGAAAACGGCCAGCGAAATTAAGGCCGTGAAAGCATACGTTAATGATTGTGCCAATGGCCTGAAAAGCAAACTTCCGATGAGGAAAAGCAGGCTATAGGTGAAAACGGTAGCTGTGAGCCAGCTTCCTAACAACGCCCATCCGTTGCCATCTGGTTGATTGGTTGCATTTCGAAAGGGTTTCCAAGCGCCTCCCGGCCTCACCCTGTCATAGAATGCCTGCAGGTGATTCCTGGATTCGGGCTGGGTGAGGAAGGTAGCCGTTAACCAGGCCACCGTGGTGAAACCTGCGGTGACCAGGAAGTTTTGTGGTGAGTCCAGATGAAGCACCTTGTTTGCCAGCACCCATCCACCTAAAGGAGCGATGGTTGCCGTCACTTCACTCCACGCATTGATGCGCCACCAATACCACCTCAGGATCAGAACCAGTCCGAGTCCTGCACCGCATTCGATTAAAAATGTGGCCGCCTGGTCAATCGTGTCAATCATCGCCGTCATCCCGAAAGCCAGCAACACCAGCAACAGGGTGAAGTACCTGGCCATGCTCACATAGTGTGTATCTGCCTTTTCCTGGTTTTCAAAGGAGTCTTCACGGCGAATGAAACGCCTGTACAGATCGTTGGTCAGGTAGCTGGCTCCCCAGTTCAGTTGTGTGGAGATGGTACTCATGTAGGCCGACAGGAATGCAACAAACAGTAACCCCTTAAGACCTGACGGCAGGAGGTCTTTCATTACGAATACAAAACCTTTGC harbors:
- a CDS encoding ATP-binding cassette domain-containing protein; translation: MSERILKALMQLFAIIANVEGGISSDRRNVVLLFLKLQLNQEQIDEYLRIFDEFVETHSALFKGKDSTEKKKRTSLNSVKVLKICTQINEELAQKQKVVVLIRLLEFVNIGDSISDQEMEFVTTVADTFNIDKEEFDRCLHFVQNKDVYEGPSGKILIVDNKQNTPHPSIKHIYSEFIEGELRVMFIASVNMYIFRYLGDGELYLNGQVIDPGRIYVLTNGSSIRSSKVNPIYYSDIVSTFLSDARKSKIVFAAEHIEYKFKGGKTGLHQLNLHEEGGKLVGIMGASGAGKSTLLNVLNGNESPTSGTVKINGTDIHVDKDQIQGVIGHISQDDLLIEELTVFQNLYYNAKLCFGNLNEAEIKKRVLDLLTNIGLYETRDLKVGSPLDKTISGGQRKRLNIALELIREPSVLFVDEPTSGLSSRDSENIMDLLKELSLKGKMIFVVIHQPSSDIFKMFDKLLILDTGGYPVYYGNPVDAVVYFKTRIHHVNSNESECGKCGNVNPEQIFNIIESKVLDEYGNLTLNRKVSPREWNEYYHERKASQATAPANDTSEIPKSIFSIPNKIKQYMVFITRDVLSKLTNKQYLAINLLEAPLLAFILAFLVRYYKTGVDSVGYVFRENENLPAYLFMAVVVALFMGLTVSAEEIIRDRKILKRESFLNLSRSSYLMSKVSIMFVLSAIQTLTFVIIGNTILEVHGLGMNLNYWCILFTTSCFANMLGLNISSSFNSAVTVYILIPFLLIPQLLLSGVIVKFDKLHPILTTQDKVPVAGEVMTSRWAFEALAVTQYKGNNFEHDFYGIDKIMSFADFRKNYWIPSLRAKIDKCIFNLEGKDSTASQDLNRDLALLHSEIDKELEINPHVAFEGVNGLAPDKFDASVASKTKQYLDALNKFYIKRYNKASQKKDKVISKMQASEDGRAEFIEAKNEYQNESLTDLVRKTNDMDKIIEWEGELVQRADPIYLDPLFNSGLRTHFFAPRKKLLGAYVDTFWVNLIVIWLMCLMLYITLYFDVLKKCMDYLGRLAGRLAGK